The Pseudomonas parafulva genome window below encodes:
- a CDS encoding ATP-dependent DNA helicase → MSLSVAVRALCEFAAKVGDLDLRFTPSPTAQQGMEGHRQVVARRDPGYQSEVSLESEYQGLRVRGRADGYDPVRNRVEEIKTHRGDLARQPDNHRQLHWAQARVYAWLLCQSRGLAQMEVTLVYLDIDSDRQTLFSEQQQADDLQRFFETLCQRYIGWAQAQRLRQAERNRDLQRLAFPYPQFRQGQRQLAETLYKAVATGRCLMAQASTGIGKTLGTLFPLLKAMVPQQLDKLFFLTAKTPGRALALDALRQISAATAQPGLRALELIARDKACEYPDRACHGESCPLAKGFYDRLPAAREAASHVPLLDRAALREVALAHEVCPYYLGQEMARWVDVVVADYNYYFDAHALLFGLTQLNQWRVAVLVDEAHNLVERGRAMYSASLDQGQLMALRQRKPAGLTTVLERLNRQWNALYKEQQAPYHASEPVPDAFIRALQQCTGVIQEHLEQMPAQVDPQVLQFYFQLLQFTRVAELFDEHFLFDIQLRNGPRRRRLATLTLRNVVPARLLAPRMAAARSVTLFSATLGPRRFYADLLGMPAHTGWLEVAAPFRAEQLQVHIVSQVSTRYQQRQRSLAPIVELIAGQYHRQPGNYLAFFSSFEYLQQVASLFAERHPEVTQWCQAPGMDEAAREAFLARFVEQGQGVGFAVLGGAFGEGVDLPGTRLIGAFVATLGLPQVNPVNEQFKARLGRQFGAGFDYTYLYPGVRKVIQAAGRVIRGEQDRGVLFLIDERFSEPRVQQMFPAWWQIAE, encoded by the coding sequence GTGAGCCTGAGCGTGGCCGTCCGAGCACTGTGCGAGTTCGCCGCCAAGGTGGGCGATCTGGACCTGCGTTTCACCCCGTCGCCCACCGCCCAGCAAGGCATGGAAGGCCATCGACAGGTGGTTGCACGCCGCGACCCCGGCTATCAGTCGGAGGTGTCGCTCGAAAGCGAGTACCAAGGTTTGCGTGTGCGTGGCCGCGCCGACGGCTACGATCCGGTGCGCAATCGCGTGGAAGAGATCAAGACCCACCGTGGCGACTTGGCCCGCCAGCCGGACAACCACCGCCAACTGCACTGGGCCCAGGCCAGGGTCTATGCCTGGCTGTTGTGTCAGTCGCGAGGGCTGGCGCAGATGGAGGTCACCCTGGTCTACCTGGACATCGACAGCGACCGCCAGACGCTGTTCAGCGAGCAGCAGCAGGCCGACGATCTGCAGCGTTTCTTCGAGACGCTGTGCCAGCGCTACATTGGCTGGGCCCAGGCCCAGCGCCTGCGCCAGGCCGAACGCAACCGCGACTTGCAACGTCTGGCGTTTCCTTACCCGCAGTTTCGCCAGGGCCAGCGGCAGTTGGCCGAAACCCTGTACAAGGCGGTCGCCACCGGGCGCTGTCTGATGGCCCAGGCCAGCACCGGCATCGGCAAGACACTCGGTACGCTGTTCCCGCTGCTCAAGGCCATGGTCCCGCAGCAACTGGACAAACTGTTCTTCCTCACGGCCAAGACCCCGGGCCGGGCTCTGGCGCTCGATGCACTGCGCCAGATCAGCGCCGCCACCGCACAACCTGGGCTGCGAGCGCTGGAGCTGATTGCCCGGGACAAAGCTTGCGAGTATCCCGACCGCGCTTGCCACGGCGAGTCCTGCCCACTGGCTAAGGGCTTTTACGATCGTCTGCCGGCGGCGCGCGAGGCGGCGTCGCACGTGCCGCTGCTCGATCGCGCCGCGCTGCGCGAGGTGGCCCTGGCCCATGAGGTCTGTCCTTACTACCTGGGGCAGGAGATGGCGCGTTGGGTTGACGTGGTGGTTGCCGACTACAACTACTACTTCGATGCCCACGCGCTGCTATTCGGCCTGACCCAGCTCAACCAGTGGCGCGTGGCGGTGCTGGTGGACGAAGCGCACAACCTGGTCGAGCGCGGTAGGGCCATGTACAGCGCCAGTCTCGATCAGGGTCAGTTGATGGCGCTGCGACAACGCAAACCGGCCGGATTGACCACTGTGCTGGAGCGCCTCAATCGTCAATGGAACGCCCTGTACAAAGAGCAACAGGCCCCCTATCACGCCAGCGAGCCGGTCCCCGACGCCTTCATCAGGGCATTGCAGCAGTGTACCGGGGTGATCCAGGAGCACCTGGAACAGATGCCTGCCCAAGTCGATCCACAGGTGTTGCAGTTCTATTTCCAGCTCCTGCAGTTCACCCGCGTGGCGGAGCTGTTCGACGAACACTTCCTGTTCGACATTCAACTGCGCAACGGCCCCCGGCGCCGGCGGCTGGCGACGCTGACGCTGCGCAATGTGGTGCCTGCGCGCTTGCTCGCACCGCGCATGGCCGCCGCGCGCAGCGTCACGCTGTTCTCGGCGACCCTCGGCCCGCGACGGTTCTATGCCGATCTACTGGGCATGCCCGCCCACACCGGCTGGCTGGAGGTCGCCGCGCCCTTTCGTGCCGAGCAGCTACAGGTGCACATCGTCAGCCAAGTGTCGACCCGCTACCAGCAACGGCAGCGCTCCCTGGCCCCCATCGTCGAGCTGATCGCCGGGCAATATCATCGTCAACCCGGCAACTATCTGGCGTTCTTCAGCAGTTTCGAGTATCTGCAGCAGGTCGCTTCGCTGTTCGCCGAGCGGCACCCCGAGGTGACGCAATGGTGTCAGGCCCCGGGTATGGACGAGGCGGCGCGGGAAGCTTTCCTGGCGCGCTTCGTCGAGCAGGGGCAGGGTGTCGGCTTCGCGGTGCTCGGCGGTGCGTTCGGTGAAGGTGTGGACCTGCCCGGTACGCGTCTGATCGGCGCCTTCGTCGCCACCTTGGGCTTACCGCAGGTCAATCCGGTCAATGAACAGTTCAAGGCGCGCCTTGGACGTCAGTTCGGTGCCGGCTTCGATTACACCTACCTGTACCCGGGCGTACGCAAGGTGATCCAGGCGGCCGGTCGGGTGATTCGGGGGGAACAGGATCGCGGCGTGTTGTTTCTGATCGACGAGCGCTTCAGCGAACCGCGCGTGCAGCAGATGTTTCCCGCCTGGTGGCAGATCGCCGAGTGA
- a CDS encoding VRR-NUC domain-containing protein has translation MIAHSVDDPFYYLHNFRQVLRWVEQRYADLLDAEDQAFLVQFAGLPQPAQALLVRMVMRKGELFRDDRLHYAEIGDTAQALAPLLSLGWVCAEPVLTLEQLFALLRKDELACCFAGHLSQPKATKARLLAELQALELVERPLHAWYAEAPVRILHWRLQPLCDRLRLLFFGNLYQDWSEFVLADLGLLRYEQVSFSRDSRALRQRADVDLAMALHACAERLEQGEAPEGLVLLLGRLVSDNPWLARRRTRLLYAIGQRCERLGDWAQAAAVYEGLAHPQARIRRVRVFERSEQWERAHALARHMAQAPANPLEVQALARMLPRLNRKLGGPPHRRRASAVQELIELQLPLDSAGQGVERAVRAHLQQSGGEVHYVENTLFNSLFGLLCWEAVFAPLPGAFFHPYQAAPQDLHDDDFQTRRAALFEACFAQLDDGRYRQTIRDRFAAKYGLQSPFVFWAALNENLIEQALACVPAQHLKHCFVRLLQDIRNNRTGMPDLIQFWPEQARYQMIEVKGPGDRLQDNQLRWLEFCREHAMPVAVCHVRWCEAVA, from the coding sequence GTGATTGCCCACTCCGTCGACGACCCGTTCTATTACCTGCACAACTTCCGGCAAGTGCTGCGCTGGGTCGAGCAACGTTATGCCGACCTGCTCGATGCCGAAGATCAGGCGTTTCTCGTACAGTTTGCAGGCCTGCCCCAGCCTGCCCAGGCCCTGCTGGTGCGCATGGTGATGCGCAAGGGCGAGCTGTTTCGCGATGATCGCCTGCACTATGCCGAGATCGGCGATACCGCCCAGGCCCTGGCGCCGTTGCTGAGCCTCGGCTGGGTCTGTGCAGAACCGGTGCTGACGTTGGAGCAGTTGTTCGCGCTGCTGCGCAAGGACGAACTCGCGTGCTGCTTCGCCGGCCACCTCAGCCAGCCCAAGGCCACCAAAGCGCGACTTTTGGCTGAGCTGCAAGCGCTGGAATTGGTCGAGCGCCCGTTGCACGCCTGGTACGCCGAGGCGCCGGTGCGCATCCTGCATTGGCGCCTGCAACCGTTGTGCGACCGCTTACGCTTGTTGTTCTTCGGCAACCTGTATCAGGACTGGTCCGAATTCGTGCTGGCCGATCTGGGGCTGCTGCGCTACGAGCAGGTCAGCTTCAGCCGCGACTCGCGCGCCCTGCGCCAGCGCGCCGATGTCGATCTGGCCATGGCGCTGCACGCCTGCGCCGAGCGACTGGAGCAGGGCGAGGCGCCGGAGGGGCTGGTGCTGCTGTTGGGTCGTCTGGTCAGTGACAACCCTTGGCTGGCGCGGCGCCGCACCCGGTTGCTGTATGCCATCGGCCAGCGCTGTGAGCGCCTGGGTGACTGGGCGCAGGCGGCTGCGGTGTATGAAGGGCTCGCCCACCCGCAGGCGCGGATTCGTCGGGTGCGGGTGTTCGAGCGCAGCGAGCAGTGGGAGAGGGCGCATGCACTTGCTCGGCACATGGCCCAGGCGCCGGCCAACCCGCTGGAGGTGCAGGCACTGGCGCGCATGCTGCCGCGCCTGAACCGCAAGCTCGGCGGGCCACCGCATCGGCGCAGGGCTTCGGCGGTGCAGGAACTGATCGAGCTGCAATTGCCTCTGGACAGTGCCGGGCAAGGCGTCGAGCGTGCCGTGCGTGCGCATCTGCAGCAGTCCGGGGGCGAGGTGCACTATGTGGAGAACACCCTGTTCAACAGCCTGTTCGGCCTGCTGTGCTGGGAGGCGGTTTTCGCGCCGCTGCCCGGCGCCTTCTTCCACCCTTACCAAGCCGCGCCGCAGGACCTTCACGACGACGACTTCCAGACCCGCCGCGCCGCGTTGTTCGAGGCCTGCTTCGCTCAGCTCGACGACGGTCGCTATCGCCAGACCATCCGCGACCGCTTCGCCGCCAAATACGGGTTGCAGTCGCCCTTCGTATTCTGGGCCGCGCTGAATGAAAACCTGATCGAGCAAGCGCTGGCCTGTGTGCCGGCGCAGCATCTGAAGCACTGCTTCGTGCGGCTGTTGCAGGACATTCGCAACAATCGCACCGGCATGCCCGATCTGATCCAGTTCTGGCCCGAACAGGCGCGCTACCAGATGATCGAGGTCAAGGGGCCGGGCGATCGCCTGCAGGACAACCAGTTGCGCTGGCTGGAGTTCTGTCGGGAGCACGCCATGCCGGTGGCGGTGTGTCATGTGCGTTGGTGCGAGGCGGTGGCGTGA